The genomic interval CCGCCGTGGACCGGGCTGAAAAACTCGGCTATCCCGTGGCGATGAAGATCGTTTCCGATCGCATTATCCATAAAAGCGACGCGGGCTGCGTGCGCCTGGGTCTGCGGGAAGCCCGGGATGTGGGGACTGCCTGGCGGGAAATCCTGCTCAACGCCTCGGCCTTCGCGGCGCCCGATGAAATCCGGGGCATTGCGATTCAACCCATGCTCCCTCCGGGTTTTGAAGTCATCGTGGGGGGACTTTATGATCGTCAGGCGGGACCGGTGGTTATGTTCGGTTTGGGCGGAATCTGGGTGGAGGCCTTGAACGAAGTCGTGTTCCGGCTGGCGCCGGTCAGTCGTAAGGAAGCGGCCGACATGGTTTCAGAGGTGCGGGGGTCCCCCCTTTTGCTGGAGGGGGGGAGGGGATATCCTCCCGTGAACCGTGAATCACTGCTGAATTTGATCGTTACGGTCGGCCAAATGATGGCGACCTTGCCTTTGGCGGAGCTGGACCTGAACCCGGTTGTTTTTTACGAGGGCCGCTACGCCGTTGCGGACGCCCGGATGGTCCTGCGTCCAAGACCTTGAATGGATGAGCCAAGGGCGAAACACGCGACGGCAGAAGCACCTGTCCCGCCTGCTGCGGGAAGGAAAACAAATTCAACGGGACCGTGTCCGAAACGGGAAAAAGAAATAACGGCCCGTATCAGAACAAAAAAGGGATGAACATCCGGGTCCCGTTCATATACTGACGGTATTCCTCTCCGAACCGTTCGATATTTTCGCGCTCTTCCACCTTGCCCGTTATGAACAAAAACAGGGTCACCAAGAATGCCAGGGCCAGGCTTGGAATGCCCGGCGCCTTCATCGCCACACCCCAGGCCAGAAGAATCACGGACATGTACATGGGATGCCGGATAAAGCGGAAAGCGCCGACTTTCAGCAGGCGGGTCGTGTTTTCAAAAGCGAGATTCGGAGAATGAGGAAGAGGGCCCTCGGAAAGTCCCAAGATGAACATCAGGTCGGCGCTGTGGATGATCAGCATGAGGGAGCCTATCAAAAGGGGCCAGGAAACGGTCTGATTCCATGAAAAGGGATCGTCAAACCAGGAGGGTATGTTCAGAATGACGAGGAGGAGCAGAAATTCGAAAGCGAAAAAACGATAAAAACCATGGCACAAAGGATCCTTGAGAGAGTTCCTGGATACGGTGATGATGACTCCTGAAATAATCATGAAGGCAAATACGGATATGGCCAGCATGGAGGTGTTCTCCCGACGGATGATATGGCGGAATCCGGTCCCGCCCCTTCCCGCCGCGGCCCGGTTTGTCATGGGGAGACAAACCGGGCCGCCGGTTGGGAAGGCGGATGAATTGTAACCGGGCAGGTCCGTTTTGACCAGCAATTTTTCTCCTTGTACTCTGCCTGCCGGGATTAACCACGGTCGTCATGATTGGAGGGACCACCCCACGGGTGGTTCGCCCGTGAATCGGACGGGAAGTCCCCCGTTTCCATGATTCCCCGTGTCCTTTTGATGGGGTTTCTTGGATTTCGGGGCCCTGCGGCGCAATGATCTCAAGAGGTGTCCCCACGTGTTTTTGTTCAATCCCCTTTCCGGGGGGGGCCCCTCCGATGGGCCACGGCGTTTCTTTCCTGGAAAAAACCGTCCCGGTAACCCTGGATTCTGGTGTTGTGTTCTGCCAGGGCCAGTCTTTTTTCCGCCAGGCAGGCGTAATCTCGGTCTATTTCCACCCCTATGTAGCGGCGGCCCAGCTTGCGTGCCGTTACGGAGGTGGTGCCCGAACCGAGAAAGGGGTCCAGAACGATATCGCCTTCGCGGGAGCTGGCCAGAATGATTCGGGCCAGTAGTTTTTCGGGTTTCTGGGTTGGATGGTCCGTGTTCTCCGGCATGGACCAGAAAGGCACCGTCAGGTCCGTCCAGATATTGGACGGGTGTGTCATGCGCTCGGGTCCCTCCGGCGTTTCCTCCCAGTCCTTCGGGCGGCCGCGGCCGTCCCGGTACGGCGCGAGAACCCGGCGCCTGATTTTGACTGCGTCGATGTCGAAGACATAATCATTCGAAACGGTGGCGAACCAGATGTCTTCGCTGTTGTTTTTCCAGTTGGAACGGGCCCCCCGCCCCTTTTCGCGCTCCCAGGTGATCCGGTTTCGGATGATGAAGTGTTTCTCCAGAGCACACCGGACGGTCGTCGAAGAAAACCAGTCGCTGCAGATGTAAAGGGAAGCCGTTTTCTTGAGGATCCGGGGTAATTTCCCGATCCAGGAATCAAGCCAGGCCCCGTACGCCTGACAGGTGAGTCTGTTGAACGGCCTGTCGTTGTAGGTTTTGGCCAGGTTATACGGGGGGTCGGCGAAAAAGAGATCGATAGCGTGATCCGGCAGAAAATCGAGGACAACGAGGGCATCTTGACAAATCGTTGTGTTCACGACTTCATGAAGCGTCGCCGTTTTTTGCAAATGCCCGAGTCTGCTTTCGTAGCAGCGTATTTCTTCAGCGGTCAGGCTGATCGTGCGGTTGCGGGGTGCGCGCACCTGTGATTCCTTTGATCCTTTCTTTTCCATGGCGCCGCCGGGTCATAAGGGTGGGCCTCGGGGGACAGGGGGGCCGAGCATTTATCTTGGCGTTCATGGCTTTTTTCTGCCATAATCCCCCGCACTCCGAAACAACGGGGCATCATTCATGCCTGAAAAGATGACTTTGTGCAACCCTTTAGGGGGTATTTTTTATGGTGGAGCGGTTTGTGATCCATCTTTTGGATGACTTCCGTTGGAGAAAAAAGTCGAATACATCGCCATCGCCGCGTGCACGCACCGGCCATTCGCCAGGGGGCAGGATTGATTCAAACAGGGAAAAATAAAAGTCGAACGCGTCGGGATCGTTCCATGCAAACGGGTTTGCCCTTTCAGGACGAGAAAATTTTAAAACGCTCGGTATTGATCGTGACGGCGTTTGCCGCATACCTGACGCCTTTTATGGGTTCGGCCGTGAATCTGGCCCTGCCCGCCATTCAAAAGGACCTTGGGGCAAACGCGCTCGGACTCGGATGGGTGATGAGCAGTTTCATTCTATCGGCCGTTGTTTTTCTTCTTCCATTTGGTAGACTTGCGGATATCGTCGGTAGAAAAAGGGTTTTTACGGCCGGTCTGATGCTGTTCACGGTTTCGACGCTGTTCATCGTTTTTTCCCAGACTCTTGCGGCCCTTATCGCGTTCAGGATCGTGCAGGGCGTATCAAGCGCCATGATCTTCGGAACGAGCATGGCCATAATCACGTCCGTCTTTCAGGAGGGGGAGCGCGGGAGAGCCCTCGGAATTAACGTGACGGCAGTATATCTCGGTCTGTCGACGGGACCGGTCATCGGGGGCCTGCTGACCCAGCATTTCGGCTGGCGGAGCATTTTTGCCTTTCTGATACCGTTTGGAATCGCCGCCGTTGTTCTCATCAGGACAAAAATCAGGACGGAATGGGCTGACTCAAAGGGAGAAAAATTCGATGCCTGGGGCTCGGTCATTTACGGCATGACCCTTTTTGGGGTCATGTATGGGTTTTCAAATCTTCCGTCGGTCACGGGCTGGGTCTTTCTTATTACGGGTGTTCTCCTGTCGGTTGGTTTCGTTCTGTTTGAAAGGAAAACGGAGCATCCTGTTTTCGATATCCGGCTGCTGGTCGGAAACAGGGTTTTTGCCTTTTCCGGTATGGCCGCCCTGATCAACTATTCGGCGACAAGCGCCATCGGATTCTTCATCAGTCTTTACCTGCAATACATAAAAGGGTTCGGAGCCAGGGAAGCCGGTCTCATCATGATCTCCCAGCCCCTTGCCATGGCGCTCCTGTCACCGGTTGCGGGAAGGCTCTCCGACAGGTATGACCCGGGGAAAATCGCATCGATAGGGATGGGATTCACCGCGGTGGGATTGCTCGCGTTTTGTTTTATCACGCCGGAAACAACAATTGCGACTATTCTGGTTCTGTTCATCATCCTCGGAATAGGTTTCGGATTGTTTTCTTCTCCGAATTCCAACGCCATTATGAGTTCAGTCGAAAAACGTCATTTCGGGGTTGCGTCAGGTGGCGTGGGGACCATGAGAATGATCGGGCAGATGTTCAGCATGGGGATAGCGATGATGATCATTTCCCTTTACATGGGAAGGCAGGTCATCAATCCCTCCACCTTTCCGGGATTCATCGCCGGAATGAAAACCGGATTCGTGATTTTTTCGGTTTTGTCGGTGCTGGGGATTTTTGCCTCCCTGGCAAGAAACGACAGGACATAAGCGATTTCTTTCATCCCGTATTCCTGCCGGGATACAGGCCATCTGAAGGGTCATTCACGGCTGTTTTCTGATTTTACAGACGGATTCAGGGGATATTTTTTATAATACGGGTTTTATACAAGTGTTAAATAGGTATTAATCAGGCATTGTCTCGCATGCCGGACATATCATAAATATATACTGAACATCGGAAGCATTCATGCCGCAAGGTCGCACGGACAGCGGAAAAAAGAAGAGAATGACAGCCTATGCCTCACAAGAAAGAACCGTTTCATTCGCCGGTCTTCTTGGCGCGAATTCTGGAGCTTGCCATGGACACCGATTTGAAGTTTCCAAAATCGATCGTGTGTGTGTGAATGATGAGCAAACCCTCGGTGGATCCTGGATCACGATCACCGGAGGTTTTTCTTTGGAATGCGGGATTCAATCATGAACAAAAAAGGGAGGGTTTGTAACGGTATGAGATGGCGAGGAATCATTTTGCGTATGGCTGTCGGGATTTTTGCGGGGATGTTGCTCTGGGGTTGCACCCCCGCTCTGGAGGAGCAACTCAAACCTTTTCAGGTCAGCTATTTTCGGAACAAGCTGATGGATGTCGCCTTTGCAGATGTCCGGCACGGATGGACCTCCGGAGACCAGGGGTTGATTCTGTTTACCGATGATGGAGGAAAACACTGGGCGCGTCAGAACAGCGGTACCCAGCATACCCTGAGGGCCATCAGTTTCATCGATGCCGAGCGGGGTTGGATGGTCGGCGGTGCCGGTACGATTATCCGGACGGAGGACGGGGGACAGACTTGGAAGCGGCTGGACAGCGGGACCAAGGATGACCTCATGTGCGTCAAATTTCTGGATGAAAAACGGGGATTCGCGGCGGGGGCCTTCTCGTTGTTCCTCAGGACGGAAGACGGAGGGCAGACCTGGATAGACATGACCGATCAGTTTTCCGAGGAAGAAGCGTTCATGCTGGATACGAGCGGGATGTCCATGGAAGAGAAAATGGCCGCTCTCAAGGAGGAATTTGCCGCGGAGGGGGGCGAGGAGGAGGGGGAAAGCGTCATTCCGCTGAATCCGATGATCAACGAGATTTTTTTCATCAATCCCCTGAAGGGGTGGGTGGTCGGTGAGGCCGGCTCCATTTGGACGACCGATGACGGCGGCTTGCAATGGGTGAAACAGCAGAGCGGACAGTTGGAAGACCTGTTCGGTGTTTTTTTCAAGGACGAGGAGGAAGGGTGGGTGACCGGTTTGAACGGCACCCTTCTTTATACGGACAATGGTGGAAGCACCTGGCGGCAACAGGTGTCCACGGTAAAACAGTCCCTCTTTGGCATCGCCGTCTCCGGTGATCGCGGATACGCGGTCGGCAACGCGGCCACGATGATCGAGACGAAGGACGGCGGGAAGACGTGGAAGGAATTCGTGCCCCCCTCGATTCGGAATTTTTCCTGGATTCGCGGCCTGGTGGTGATCAAGGATGTAGAGGATACCTATGTGGCGGTCGGCGGATTGGGGACAATCATGATCAGCCGGGACAGCGGGATAAGCTGGGAAAAGATCAGTTAGTCGCGAAGGAGGGACGCAGATGATAGCAAAGATAGTCGATTTTATATTCAGGAAGCGGATGGCGGTCCTCGGAATTATCGGGGCCATCACCCTGGGCTTTCTGTATTTCATGATGAATATCAACATCGCCACGAACTACGACGATCAGCTTCCCACGAATCATCCGATCCGGGCGGTGCATGAACAGTACAAGGACAAGCTGGGCGGTTCCCACATGGTTCTGGTCATGCTCAAGGTCAAAAAGGGCGATGTCTGGAACATTCCCACCCTGAAAAAGATCAAGTACATGCAGGAATACCTGGATGCGATCCCCGGGGTCAACCACTACCAGGTCAATTCGCTGGCCTCGCCCCGTGTGAAGCAGGTGGAGGTGACCTCCGGCGGCGGTCTGTCCTTCAAGGCCATCATGGCGGATGTTCCGCAAACGGAACAGGAGGTCGAAATTCTGGCCCGCAACGTTCACCTGAACGACGCGGTTTATGGGCCCATGATCGCTTTCAACAACCAGTGCGCGCTTCTGACGGCGAACTTCATCGAGGGCAGCTTCAGCTATGACGAAGTGTTTTCGATGGTCAACAAACTCGTCGCGGAGATGAACGACGAGCACACGGAGGCCTATGCGGCCGGCGAGCCCATGCTCACGGGCTGGATTTTCGATTACCGCAACGAGACGGTCATGATCCTGTTTTTTACCTTCGGGGTGATGATCCTGCTCCTCTTCCTCAATTACCGGAATTGGACGGGTGTGGCCGTGCCGATGACCGCGGCGTTCGTCAGCGCCATATGGGGTCTCGGATTCTGCGGGCTCCTCGGATTCAGTCTGGACCCGTTGATCCTGGTCATTCCCCTTTTGTGTATGGCCATCACGATCAGCCATTCCGTTCAGATGTGTCAGCGGTACTTTGAACTGCTCGATGAGTTCCGGGACAAGGAAAAGGCGGGCCGTCTGGCCATGCAGAGCATCCTGCCCCCGGGCATGCTGGGGCTTATCACCGATATCGGCGGTATGGCCTGTATCGCCGTTGCTCCCATCCCCCTGCTCCAGAAGCTGGCCGTTTTCTGCGGCTTCTGGATCGCAAGCATCGTGGTGAGCGTGATGATTCTCTGTCCCCTCCTGTTCCAGTTTTTCCCCGTACCGAAAAACCTGGCCAAGATCGCCCGTCCGGACAAGACGAACTTCTTGGAAAAACGGGTTCTGGGCAGTTTCGGATTTCTGGCGACGGGCAGGAGCGCCTACGGCATGGTCGGCCTGGGCGTGGTCATGTTCGTGGCGGCGGTCTGGGTGACGAGCAAGATGAACATCGGCGATATCCACCCCGGTTCCCCGATTCTGTGGCCGGATTCGACTTATAATGTCGCCATCAAAAACATCAACGAGAACTTCGCCGGGACGGAGGAACTCTTCTTCATCGTGGAGGGAAAGGAGCCGGGTCTGATCCGTCAGCCGGACATCCAGAGAAAGATCCGGGAATGCCAGATCTACATGGAAGAAAGCGAGATGGTCGGGTTCACCCTGTCGATTGCGGACTTTGCCCCGGTGGTGAACAAGATCATCCATGCGGGGGATCCGAAGTGGGAGGTCATTCCGGAGGATGCCGTGATGATGGGGAGCGTCATGAACGTTGTCATCGGCGGTTCCGCGCCGGGTGACTTTGACCGGATGATGAGCCGGGACCACAAGGACGCGAACATCGTCGTCTGGTGCAAGGATCACCAGGGGGATACGATCCGTCAGGTTCTTGCGCGCGCCCGCAGCTGGATCGCGAAGAACAAGGATTACGAGCCCCTGCAGTTCCGTCTGGCGAGCGGCTATCTGGGTATCCTGGGAGCGGTGAACGAGGTCGTGGCCCAGGCCCAGGCCCAGAACATCGCGTTGATTCTGGGGATTGTCGTTGTTTTCGCGGCGTTCACCTACCGTTCGCTGCTCGCCGCGGCGATTCTTGTGTTTGTCCTTTTGCTCGGGAACTTCCTGACCATGGTGTTCATGGTGCTCAAGGGGATCAGCCTCAATGTCAATACCATCCCCGTGGCCTCCATCGGCATCGGCGTGGGCGTCGACTACTCAATTTACATCCTCTCACGGATCATCGAGGAGTACCAGCTTCACCGTGATCTGCGGCTGGCGATCCCGGTGGCATTGAGGACGACGGGCAAGGCCGTGGTGTTTACGGCGGTGACCCTGGCGGGCGGCGTGATCCTGTGGTACTTCCTGTCGTCGCTGCGGTTCCAGGCGGAAATGGGGCTGCTTCTGGCCCTGGTTCTGCTCATCAACATGGTTCTGACCCTGGTCCTGCTGCCTTCCATCATTTTTGTCCTCAAACCGAAGTTCATCGAAAAGGGGACGTTCATGATCCGGGAAAAGGCGGTGAGGGACTAAGCGGTTTATGTTTCGGACCCCGGCCCGGGGATGCGAACGACGTCCCCGGGCCGGGATTCTTTTCAGGTCAAGGCGGCATCGCCGGGGGAAGAATCGGCCAGGGAGGAGGTGAGAGGGGGGCGAAATAGCGGAAGAATGGCATTGATGGAAAGGAGCTTGCGTCAAGTATTCAATCCTTGAAACGAGAACAGGAGGCAGAGTTATGGGAGGGAAAACAAAGATACTGATCGGTTTTATCGGATTTATGATGATGCTGGCCTGGAGCGGGGGCGCCTGGGCCATCGAGTACGGTAATTTCGAGATGTCCGGCTGGGTGAGAAACCAGATCGCCTACAACATCGGCCAGCCGAACCCGTACAACGTCCTGGGTGAAATGGCCGACGGGCGCCGGGACCGGATCAACCTGAAGATGTTCAAGACGTCGGTGCAGTTGAAGCCGCAGTACCATTTTACGGACAACGTCTCGGTGTTCGCCCGGACCATCGCGTCCATCGACCGTTCCGTGGAAACGGACTACCCCGGAAGCGTGGATCACTTCCCCAAGTCCTACGACATGGACCTGTTGTTGACGGGGGACGAATGGATGATCGGTCTGAAGGAGCTGTACATGGATTTCGACAGCCAGTACGTCTGGCTCCGTCTGGGAAAGCAGCAGGTCTCCTGGGGACAGTCCGACGGCCTGCGCCTTCTGGACATCATCAACCCCCTGGACAAGAGCTGGCACGGCATCAGCCTGAACGAACCCTACCTGGATGCGTTCGACAACGTCCGTGAATCCCTTTGGATGGCCCGGCTGACGCTGAAATCCCCCTGGGAAACGGACAATCTCCAGGACGTGCAGCTTGAGCTCCTCTGGCTGCCCGGGCATTTCATCGGTTCCCAGTTTGTGGGTCACATCAACCCGGTTCACGGGTCCCCCTACAACTTCG from Deltaproteobacteria bacterium carries:
- a CDS encoding acetyl-CoA synthetase → AVDRAEKLGYPVAMKIVSDRIIHKSDAGCVRLGLREARDVGTAWREILLNASAFAAPDEIRGIAIQPMLPPGFEVIVGGLYDRQAGPVVMFGLGGIWVEALNEVVFRLAPVSRKEAADMVSEVRGSPLLLEGGRGYPPVNRESLLNLIVTVGQMMATLPLAELDLNPVVFYEGRYAVADARMVLRPRP
- a CDS encoding site-specific DNA-methyltransferase encodes the protein MEKKGSKESQVRAPRNRTISLTAEEIRCYESRLGHLQKTATLHEVVNTTICQDALVVLDFLPDHAIDLFFADPPYNLAKTYNDRPFNRLTCQAYGAWLDSWIGKLPRILKKTASLYICSDWFSSTTVRCALEKHFIIRNRITWEREKGRGARSNWKNNSEDIWFATVSNDYVFDIDAVKIRRRVLAPYRDGRGRPKDWEETPEGPERMTHPSNIWTDLTVPFWSMPENTDHPTQKPEKLLARIILASSREGDIVLDPFLGSGTTSVTARKLGRRYIGVEIDRDYACLAEKRLALAEHNTRIQGYRDGFFQERNAVAHRRGPPRKGD
- a CDS encoding MFS transporter produces the protein MQTGLPFQDEKILKRSVLIVTAFAAYLTPFMGSAVNLALPAIQKDLGANALGLGWVMSSFILSAVVFLLPFGRLADIVGRKRVFTAGLMLFTVSTLFIVFSQTLAALIAFRIVQGVSSAMIFGTSMAIITSVFQEGERGRALGINVTAVYLGLSTGPVIGGLLTQHFGWRSIFAFLIPFGIAAVVLIRTKIRTEWADSKGEKFDAWGSVIYGMTLFGVMYGFSNLPSVTGWVFLITGVLLSVGFVLFERKTEHPVFDIRLLVGNRVFAFSGMAALINYSATSAIGFFISLYLQYIKGFGAREAGLIMISQPLAMALLSPVAGRLSDRYDPGKIASIGMGFTAVGLLAFCFITPETTIATILVLFIILGIGFGLFSSPNSNAIMSSVEKRHFGVASGGVGTMRMIGQMFSMGIAMMIISLYMGRQVINPSTFPGFIAGMKTGFVIFSVLSVLGIFASLARNDRT
- a CDS encoding MMPL family transporter; translation: MIAKIVDFIFRKRMAVLGIIGAITLGFLYFMMNINIATNYDDQLPTNHPIRAVHEQYKDKLGGSHMVLVMLKVKKGDVWNIPTLKKIKYMQEYLDAIPGVNHYQVNSLASPRVKQVEVTSGGGLSFKAIMADVPQTEQEVEILARNVHLNDAVYGPMIAFNNQCALLTANFIEGSFSYDEVFSMVNKLVAEMNDEHTEAYAAGEPMLTGWIFDYRNETVMILFFTFGVMILLLFLNYRNWTGVAVPMTAAFVSAIWGLGFCGLLGFSLDPLILVIPLLCMAITISHSVQMCQRYFELLDEFRDKEKAGRLAMQSILPPGMLGLITDIGGMACIAVAPIPLLQKLAVFCGFWIASIVVSVMILCPLLFQFFPVPKNLAKIARPDKTNFLEKRVLGSFGFLATGRSAYGMVGLGVVMFVAAVWVTSKMNIGDIHPGSPILWPDSTYNVAIKNINENFAGTEELFFIVEGKEPGLIRQPDIQRKIRECQIYMEESEMVGFTLSIADFAPVVNKIIHAGDPKWEVIPEDAVMMGSVMNVVIGGSAPGDFDRMMSRDHKDANIVVWCKDHQGDTIRQVLARARSWIAKNKDYEPLQFRLASGYLGILGAVNEVVAQAQAQNIALILGIVVVFAAFTYRSLLAAAILVFVLLLGNFLTMVFMVLKGISLNVNTIPVASIGIGVGVDYSIYILSRIIEEYQLHRDLRLAIPVALRTTGKAVVFTAVTLAGGVILWYFLSSLRFQAEMGLLLALVLLINMVLTLVLLPSIIFVLKPKFIEKGTFMIREKAVRD
- a CDS encoding isoprenylcysteine carboxylmethyltransferase family protein; its protein translation is MLVKTDLPGYNSSAFPTGGPVCLPMTNRAAAGRGGTGFRHIIRRENTSMLAISVFAFMIISGVIITVSRNSLKDPLCHGFYRFFAFEFLLLLVILNIPSWFDDPFSWNQTVSWPLLIGSLMLIIHSADLMFILGLSEGPLPHSPNLAFENTTRLLKVGAFRFIRHPMYMSVILLAWGVAMKAPGIPSLALAFLVTLFLFITGKVEERENIERFGEEYRQYMNGTRMFIPFLF